The bacterium DNA window CGCTGGTGGTCGAGGCGGTGCGCCGCGTCACCGAGCTGCCGATCGAGGCGCACCTGATGGTCGAGCGGCCGGAGCTGTTCGTCGAGATGTTCGCCAGGGCTGGCGCGAGCCTCATCGAGGTGCAGGTCGAGGCGACGACGTCGCTGTACCGGACGGTCGAGGCGATCAAAGACCTCGGCGCCAAGGCCGGCGTGGCTATCAATCCCGCCACCCCGGTCGAGGCCCTGCGAGAGATCCTGCCCTACATCGACCTGGTCAACGTGATGACCGTCGAGCCGGGATTCGGCGGCCAGAGGTTCATCACCCATAGCCCGGAGAAGATCCGCCGCCTGCGCGCTCTGTCCGCGGAGGTGGAGATCGAAGTCGACGGGGGCATCGACGCGCGAACCGCCCCCCTGGTGGTCCAAGCCGGCGCCACGGTGCTGGTGGCGGGCAGCGCGGTGTTCGGGCACAAGCAGGGCGTCGCCGCGGGCCTGCGGGCCATCCGTGCCGCCCTTGACTGAGCAGGAGGAGTTCAAGAGGGCCGCGGCCGAGAGGGCGCTGGAGCTGGTCCAGGACGGCATGCTGCTGGGCCTGGGCAGCGGTTCCACGGTGCGGTACTTCACCGAGGGCGTGGGGCGCCTGGTCGAGGGCGGGATGAAGATTCGGGGTGTGCCGACCTCGCGAGCCACCGCCGAGCTCGCGGCCGAGAATGGAATCCCGATCGTCCAGGAGCTGGTCGGCCAGATCGACATTGCGGTCGACGGAGCGGACGAGGTCGATAGCGCCCTGAACCTGATCAAGGGCCGGGGAGGGGCGCTGTTCCGCGAGAAGCTGGTCGCCGCCGCCTCCAAGCGCTTCATCGTCGTCGTCGACGCGTCGAAGGTGGTCAAAGAGCTCGGTGCCGGCGTGCTGCCGGTCGAGGTGCTGCCATTCCTGTGGCGCACCACCGCGGAACGCCTGACGTCATTGGGGGCGAGCCTGACTCTGAGAGGTGGGGAGGAGGCGCCCTACGTCACCGACAACGGGAACCTGATCCTGGACCTGATGGTGGAGGGCGGGATCAAGGATCCGGCGGGTTTCGCCGAGGTGTTGAAGAGGACCGCCGGCGTCGTCGAGCACGGTTTGTTCGTGGGCATGACCGACACATGCATCGTCGGCGGCCCAGGTGGCGCCAAGGTCGTAGGTAGACTTTCGGGCGGAGCGGTCGCCTAGCTCGGTCGAGGGCGCGGCACTGGAAATGCCGTAGGCCCGCAAGGGCCTCGAGGGTTCAAATCCCTCCCGCTCCGCTCTTGGCAATAAAATCGGATCGGCCAGTCTGGGGAATGGGTGCCAACACTTCAACCTCTGGCTGGCCGCCAGTCGCAAGGCTGACTAGACCTTCGACCTCATCAACCCGGTCAGCTCTGGGGACGTAATGGTCGATCCTGCCGTCGCGGACGTAGAAGCGGGCGAAGAACTTCAGCAGCAGCTTTCGGCGCTCCACCGAGTTGCCGCGCTTCCAGGCGGCTGAGAGACCTTCCAGTTTGATGGTCGGGGCGGGAGGGGTGGCCCGTGCCGCCAGCTCGGCGCGCAATCTCTCGAAGTGAGCCAGTTCGCGCTCAAACTCATCCTGTGGCATCAACCCGCGCACGTAGAGGCTCTTGAGACGCTTCAGGCTGTCCTCGATGCGCTCCAGGGTACCCGGCAGGGTTCGCACTCGACCTGTCGCGGCCCTAGCTGCCTCGTAGCCCTCACGTGAGTCCAGCCGCTCAAACAGGAAGGAGGCCCACGGCAACAGCGCTTCCTCGCGCACAGCTTGGCGCCCGCACCTCGTCACCAGGTCACGCCGGCAGAGGTAGTACACGCGGTTGTGGTCGGTCATGGCTCGCATCAGCCGGCCACAGCTAGCGCAGACAAGAAGGCGGGAGAACACATAGTCGTGGCGCGGAGCACCACCAGGTCCAGGCGCGTTGGTCTTCAAAGTGGCTTGCACCCGGACAAACAAGCCCTCGTCCACGATGGCCGGCCACTCGGCGCGGATCAGCTCGCCTTCGCGTCGCCGGCGGCTGACGCTGTACGTCTTGCCAACGTAGGCGGGGTTCCTGAGGATGTCGACCAGGGTGTCAGGGAGCCAGCCCAGACCGTGGCGCGAGCCCTTGACGATGCCCTCGTCATTCAACCGGGCCGCCAATGAGCGAGCACTCCACATGCCTGTTGCGTAGTCCTGAAAGACACGCCGCACGACCGATGCCGCCGGCTCCACGACTTCCAAAGTGCCACGAGTCGTCCGCCGGTAGCCGTACGGTGCTGGACCAGTGGCCGCGCCTTGTGCGTTGCGGTAGGCGTAGGCGGCCCTGATTTTCTCGCCGGTCATCCGCCGCTCCATCGAGTGTGCTGCGGCCATTGCGGTGTATGTGAACTCTCCGGCCGGCGTGCGATCGAAACGTCCATGGACGAAGGCGACTTTGATGTCGGGGCGCTTCTCCATCAGCGCGTAGAACGTGAGCGCATCCTGTGTGTTGCGGAAGGCCCGGGACTGGTCATAGCAGGCGACTACAGCCACGCTGCTGCCCTGGATGCGCTCCAGGAGGGCAAGGAACCGAGCCCGACCCTTCAGTTTGCCGCCGCTGACATCCAGGTCGCTGTAGACCTCGATGGAGTCACACACGGCCACCGCAGGGAGGCTGCGGCAGGCGTTCTCTTGGACTTCCGGGCTGACGGTGCGCTCCGTGTCTTTGTGGCGGCTCTGCCTGACGTAGATGAGCGCAGTGGTCATTCGGTCGAGGCGCCCTCGTCTGTGGGTTGTGACGGGATCAGCAATGCGTCGAGATCCTCCTGTTTGAAGCGGCGGCCACGGCCAGATCTCAGGTCGTACCAGCGCAGCAGACCGCGGCGGCAGTAGAGATACAGGGTGGTCCTGTCAATACGGAGGTACTGGCTTGCCTCTTTTACGGTCATCCACTTCGAAGGCATCAACGTCTCCTCATCGTATCCCACGTCACTCTACACCTGTGCTACGGTTTCCAGCAGGTCGGCGTCTCACACAAGTCCTTGGCCCGAGGACTGCCGGCACGTTTCGCGTAGGAGGAGGACCCCCTTCCACGTCCACGTTTTCACGAAGGGAGTTTCGACAATGTCAAACCTCGACCGACTACAGATCGCCCACAACTCGGAGACCCACCAGGCGAACCTCGACCGCCTACGATCCCTTAACTCGGTGGCGCAGATGCTTCAGATCGCACCGAGCACCCTGAGGCGCTGGGCGCACAAGGGTCAGATTCACGGCCACACCCTCAATGCCGAGGCTTGGTCCAGCGTGCTGGACTTCGACGCCTTCCTCGACATCCCAGCCTGCCCGCCGCCCACCTACTTCCGGGTCAGCGAGATCTTGGCGCAGGTGAGCCGGTGAGCGCGGCAACAGTGGCTGTCACCTATCACGGCGGCAGCTTTGTCGTGGACGGTCAGCGGGTCAATCTGGCGACCCTGCGGCGCATCCTGACCGCGCTCGATCTCGACCCCAAAGCGGTGCTGCGGGCCGCGTAGGGTCGCCCCGTACAAAAAGAAGGCCGGGGGGAGAACCCCCGGCCTTCCCGGGTTATTGTGATGTGTCGTCGGAGGCGCGCCGCGACGTCCAGTGACCGTTGGTGTAGCAGATGAAGTCGAAATGAACAAGCCCTCCGGTTGAGACAACGCTCCATGTGACGCCGACTCCAAGATTGTCTATTTCGTCGGTCGGATCTGGCACTGCGGTAATCACCGTTCCCGCCGGGTCATGGCACTGGAAGCTGCAACTCAGATAGCTCCCCCCATAGCGCCACGCGGCCACTTCAGCTTTGGGGAATGCACTTCCAGGCATTAGGCAGCTCCGTAGCCGAGGCGGACACCCTTTCGGTTGCCGCGCTGGGCCTTGTCGATGAGTGAGACCAACTTGGCCTCGATGCCTGTGATGTCGGCACCGTGCTTGATTGCCTGGAGGAGCTCCAGGTGGGCCTGCAGGATTCTGTCCAGGGTGGCCTGGACGTCGCGCATGTCACCGCTTCCGCCAGGTGTCATCGTGGCTCCGAGAGCCAAGCTCCGGGGACCGGCGAATGCCCCAGACAACTCACCGGCCAGGCCGCTGGCGGCCAGCCCGAGGCGACCACGGTGGGCGCTCAGGCCGCCGGCCATCATGGTGACCAGGTTCGGCATCCACTTGTCGGCGTCCGCACCCGGCCCCGCCTCAGTCGGTGAGTGGAAGCCGAGGAACTTGGAGATTTGACCTGCGATCTTTCCGGCCGCATTTCCAACGTCACCGACCTTGTTCGTGATGCCCTGGATGAGCTGTGTAATGAGGTTCTCACCCCATTTCAGGGCTGCGTCGCCCAGGCCGCCAAGCACATCGCCGATCTGACCGGCGATCTTGGTCACGGCATCCCAGGCCTCGTGGAGCTTGCCGCCGATGGCGCCGCTGATCGCGCCCCAGACGCGGCTTGCCAACGCGAGGGCAGCCTGCCAGACGCCGCTCAGGAAGCCGGTGATGGCGTTCCAGACCGTCTGAGTTGTGCCTGAGATGGCATTCCAGACGCCACCAAGAAATCCGGTGATCGCGTTCCAGACCGTCTGAGCGTCTTTCTGCGCGGTCTGCCATAGGTTGCGAATGCCGTCAACGAGATCCTTGAAGTAGTAGTTGTGGTCGTACAGCCACTTGAAGAAACCGACGATCTTGGCCACGAACTGGTGGAACTTGAGCTGGAGCATGAGCAGCTCGCCCTGAATCCAGATCCAAACCACTTTCCAGTGCGTGACGAGCTTGAACAGGCCAACGTAGATCCCGATCAGAGGGATGTGCTGCAAAAGCGGCCAGATGGTGCCGCTGACGAATCCGCCGAAGCGCTTGAGGGCGTCCCACACGTAGTTCACTCCGTCGCGGAACACGGCGATGTGCTTGTAGGCCCAGATGAACCCAATGGCGAGCGCGGCGAGCCCGATGAGGACCACGCCAATTGGGTTTTCGTACATAGCGACGTTCAGAGCCCACTGCGCGACAGCCATGGCGTTGGAGGCGATTCCGGCCAGGCTCATTCCGCTCACGAATTCCAGGATCATCGACACGATGCCGATGCCCTTAGTAATCAGCAGGCCGGCGTTCCACAGCGCCCACGCTCCGGCCACCGCGCCTATGAACGGCGCCAGAGTGGTAACCGCCGGCACGATCTTGTCAGCGAAGGCAAGCCCGAGGCCGACGACAACCGGGACCAACGGCGTCGCCTTGTCCAGGAACGCCGAGACCGCAGGCAAGAGCTTCGTACCGATCTGGATGGCCGCCACCCCCAGAGCGTCTTTGGCGTTCGCCATCTTGAAGTTGAGTCCGGACTGAACTAGGTCCCATTCGTGAACGTCCTTGCCGGTGCGCTTGGCGGCGTCGCCGATGTTGCGGACGTTCTGCTGGAACTGCGGCATCGACCCGCCGCCCAGCATCAGGGCCACATTGAGGCCGGTGGCGCCGCCCATCATCTTGGCGAGGATCGCCGTGTAGGTCATCGCGTCTGGCGACCCGGACTTCAAGAAGCTGTTGAAGCCATTGGCATTTTTGGCCGTCACCGAGAACTGTCGGCCGAGGTTGTAGGTCATGGAGTCCGAGCCCTTGAGGGCCTTCATCCACTCCTTTTGGGTGATCTGGTTGTTCAGGTACTCGCGACCGAGTGTTTGCAGGCTCGGTGGCAGCTTAGAGAGCATGATCTGGGCGTCCTGTGCAGCCGCTTTGGACTGGTTGAAGGAGCTCTGGATCACGAGACCAGCCGGACCCATGTGCTGCATCACGGCCTGCTCAAGCATCCCGATGGTGCCGGTCAGTCCGCGCTTGCCGATGTTCTGGCTGACGTCGACCGCGCTGACGCCCATTTGAGCCATGCTCTTGACCGCGACGGAATTGGGGTTAATCAAGGAGCGGATGCCGTTGGCCAGGTTCTGGGAGGCGTTCTGCGCGCTCTCGCCGTGGTTGGTCATGGTGGCGATGGCACCGCCGACCTGATCAAAGCCGATGTGTACGGACGAGGCCAGCGGGACGACCGCCGACAGTGAGTTGGCCAAGTCGTCCATGCGGAGCTTGCCTGATTGCTCAGTGGCGATCAGCTCATTGGCGATCCTGATGCCGTCCTGGCCTTCGAGGTGGTACGAGGCCATGATCGAAGTCAGGGCGTTGGTCACCGAACCGAGGTCGGCGTTACCTGCCTTGGCTGCCTCCGCCGCCGCCTTCTGCACGAGCAGCCCGTCGGCGCCGTGATGGCCAGAGGACTCGACCACGTACATCGAACGGATGAGGTCTTGAGCCGAGAATCCGACCTGGGTCGACATCTGAAGGATGCCGTCCGTGACCATCTTCAGGTTCGACCTGGACTCGCCCGCACCGGTGACCAGTTGGATGGCAGCCTGTTGGTAGTCGCCCGCCATCTTGACCGCCAAGCCGCCTGCTGCGACCGCGGCCAGTCCCAGGCCGACGATGCCCATTCGAGCCGCGCCGAAACCAGGGTTCGCGACAAAGGCTTTGATAGCCCCCTCCGCCTTGCCTAGGCCCGCGGTTACGCCGCTGACGTCGGCGACGAGGAGCATCTTCAGCGTGGCGAGCGTTGACATTTTTACCGAGTCACCTCTGCGACCACGCGGACCCCGCGGCCCAGTAGCGCGACATACAACCACGCACCCACGCGGCGCTCGGACTGGATGGAACAGCAACGGCGGTCGGCGTCGTGCGTGAGGTCGAGGACTAGCTCACTGCCGCGCTCCGCGGCAAGGCGTTTGACGATTTCGCGTCGGTAGGCGCGCTTGGTCGCAAAGCGGAGATGGTCGATGCTGATTTTCACTTGGGCTTCGCCGCCTTCGCGATGTCCGCGAGTGCCTGTGGCCATGCGAGGCGGGATCTGGGATCGTTGTAAATCCGGTGCGCCTCGCGACCCTCAGGCGTCAGCCACGCTCGGGCGATGGACTGCGGTTCGGTCAGGGTGGGATCATTCTTGCGCAGTGCCTTCGCGATGCCGGCGACGTGGTCAAGCGCGAGGGCGCGCAGGGTCGGAACTATGGGTGCGTTCGAACGCTTCAATTGGGGGTTACTCCTTGCTCGTCTTGGTTGTCAGCGGTCCGCGCAGGGACGAGTGCGTAGGCGTCGGCATGTCACCAAGACCGCCGCCCAGGCGCCCGAGCTGGGTGCCCACGTAGTTCGTGATGCGGTTCGACGTCCGGCGCTCTGGGCTCCAGCCGAGCCGCAGTGCGAGGCTCCAGATTTCCTGATCGACCGCCAGGGCTGAGCGCACCGCGCCTGCCAGTGTCTCGGTCGCAGCCTCGATCTCGGCGAACGACTCCTCGCGCTTCGCGACGAGCTGCGCGTGGTGGCGCTCCTTGGCCTTGCGCACGGCCGCGGCGCGCTTCTCTGCTGCTTCTTCGGCGCGCCGATGCTCTTCGGCCTGCGCCGCCAGCTGGCGGCGCTCCAGGCGCTCCGCGTCGGCGATCTGGCCTTCAAGCTTCGAAAGCTCGGCCTCTGCCTTCGAGTCGCCCTGGCTGACGCGATAGGCCAGCTCGCGGTACTTGCCGCGGTGCTGCGCGGGGATCGCCGCCAGCGGGTCCGGCGGGGCAGCCACACCGCCGATGCTTGTTCCGTGATCGGCCGCAAGGTGCTTGGGGTCGGTGATGGCGGCGACGAACGCTGCTTCGTCGATTGCGGCGTCGTCGAGGTCTACATGGGTAGTGGTCATTGGTGTTGTCCTCCAAGGGACGATGATTCTGGGGAACTGGGCCTGGGATGACAGGGGTCGGGATGCCGGGACCGCGGGAATGCCTGCCCACGACCCCGACACTCGGCGGGAAGGGAGAAACCGCCTACCCCGAAGGACTCTGCGAGGCGGAGGAGAAGCCGCCTCAAGCAGAGTCTTTCGGAGGATCGGAGCAGCGCCGCGGACTTCCACGCGAGGCGGCGCAGCTCACCAAGCGCGCCGACGCCATCAAGTACCTCGCAGAAAAGGCTGGTGCCTCACAGGAGGTTCAAAACCAGGCGGCTGAAGTCGCACTCCGCGCAAGGCGACGAGCTGGGGAGCTGCCGGCTGCCGAACCGCAACTGGGACGCGGGGGAGACCGGAAATCAAGTGACACGCTGTCACTTGATTCTTACGGCATTCAGCGCTACCAGTCCTCTCGCTGGCAAGCCATAGCCTCCATCCCTGAAGAGAAGTTCGAGACCTACGTCGCCGAGACACAGACGGCGCATTGGCGAGACCGCCGCCGCGGGACTACCAGCTCGCCGAGCGCGTCCCGTCGTCACTCGTCAGAGAGGCGACGGACGGTCTGAACATCAGCACTGGCGGGACGACGGTTGCCGACTTTCGGTTCACGCACTGCTCGGCCGCGATGCCCAGCGCAACGACGTGATCTTGATGGACCGCGCTGGAGTCCACAACCTTCATCCGGCCGCCCACGACGCGGGTGACCAAGTTCAATACCTCGCGGCGGAGCTGCTCATGAGGAAAGAGAACGAGGCGGTGATTCGCGAAGAGACGATAGAGGTTGCCAAAAAGTGCGGCCTGTGTCCCGGAAGTCGGCCACCGCGACACGACCTGCTGAACCCCGAGGCGCTGCTGGAGGCGCTGGACCGATCCGACAGCCTGCGGGCTCTCGAAAATCCACTTGGACACCTGAAACCGCTGACTCAGCTCGAGGACCAGCTCCTCGACGACGCCGAGTTCCACCGGATTCGACCGCGAACCCTGGAGTGTGGCCAGGTGATCCAGGACCACCCGATCACCGTCGAGGTGGCAGACCGCAACCGCAGTCGCGTCGTGGACGAGTCCAACGTCGACGGCCCCGTAGTAGGTGAATTGCTGCTCTCCGCCTCTTGGCTCAGCGCCCACTTCAGCCGCGTCGTACATCTCCTTGCTGATCCAGGTGCCGGCCGCCTGCGTCCAGCGGCACTCCCAGAACCGAGCGTAGTCCGCGGGGTGCAGCGTGGCGCGCTGCTCTTCCATATCCTCAGCGCGCAGCCACGGCGCCAGTTCCGAACCTTCGCGAGAGTGAAAGTAAAAGCGGTCGGACTTGGCCGCCTGCTCGCGCACTTGCCAGCCGATGGAGCTGAAGTCGAAACCGGCCATGCTCACGGCGATCATTTGCGCAGCCGGTCGCTTGCCGATCGCTGACCAGAACGCGACCCACAGCCGATCATCGACCTGGAGGGACAGCTCATCGAAATAGACCTTGCGCGGACGAACTCCGAAGGCTGTGCGGTCGTCACTGCTCATCACGATGAGCTGACTGTCCGTCGCGGGGTTGAGGACGAGAGACCTGCCGACTTGTAGCCCGCTCAGCACGGCAGAGCGCGCCTTGAAGCCTTGGATTGAGTCGAGGATCAACGCGGCCTGCTCGGCGTCACCGGCGACCGCGTAGGAGCGGTGGCGCGGCGGCCCGGTCAGCAAGTCAGCGACCGCAGCGGCCGCCATATCCTCAGTCTTACTCTCTCCGCGTCGGCGCTCGTCGTAGAGCAAGCGATAGACCGGCCGGCCGTCAGTCTCGATGGCGAAGATCGCCTCGAAAAACTCCCGCTGCCATTTCTGGATGCAGGCGCCGTAGGTCTCGCCGGTCTCCAGCACGAAATGATCCGCGATGAGTGCGGTCGGGTCAGAGAGATAGCGGTCTAGGTCCACTACTTCGCCTCCAGAGCGGCGCGACGTTGGGCGAGCTGAGCGGCCAGGCCAACGGCACCCGTGACAGTGGCGGCGAGAGCTGCTCTGGCGGCTGGGGTGAGGCCCAATGCGTTGGCGTAGGTGAGCTGGAGGCGACGGACGGCCAGGTATTGCTCCAGCGCCTTCTCTCCGCCCCTGCCTGCCTGCAACGCGGCGAATAGATCGGTGGCGAGCACCTCCTGCTGTGCCCAGGCGCGTGACGCGGGTAGTTCAGCCTCCTGGATCGGACGGCCAAGGTCGGCCATGATCTCCTGGAGGCGGGTAAGCAGGCGTGTCGTGCGGTAGTTGCGGACCCGCAGCGCGTTACTCGACTTGGCGCGGAGACCGTGCTTGAGAGCCGCTTGCTCGCGTTGCCGTTGCTCGGCTGCCGAGAGTCGCTTACTGGTCATTTCCGGCCTCTAAATCAACCGAATCCGGCGAGATAGCCGGCATTGGAGTGCGTCCAGTTCGACGTATGCGCCATTGGGCCTTGCCTCGCAGCGCGGGCATTGCCCTTGCTCGTCGAGAACCCGCCAGTGCCGGTCGCAGTGGGGTGTTCATCTGCATCGGGCCTCTGCCTTTGAGGCGCGTGGGGGGTGGTTGGTAGGCGAGAGAGCCAACTATGCCGAGCGCAGACGTTTCCTATGTCATTCGGGATCTCGAACGACCTGCGCGAATTGGGACGGGGGCAGACGAAGGGACGTATGAGTTTTTCGCGCTCAGCGTCCTAGTTGTGGCCTGGAGGTGTTTATCGGCGCCGTACGGTTTCGCTGAGGTGGCGACGAACAACCCGCTGAACCGTCGCCCACGACCACGCCGAACCACCCATTGGCGTGGGGATCCCGTCTGTTGTCAGCTCGGCGGCGATGGCCGCGAAACTACTCCCGGCGCGGCGCCGTTGAATGATCCGGTGCTCAAGCTCCGGCGGCACCGTACGCGGTCGTCCTAGACGGACACCCTGAGCGCGCTTGACGGCCAGACCCTCTTTCGTGCGCTGGCCGATGATCCGGCGCTCCCACTGAGCCACCGACGCCATCACGTTGGCGACCAGCTCACCGGCTGGAGTCGATGTGTCTAGGTCAAAGTCAAGCGCGACCAGCGCCCAGCCTTGCTTCCGAGACATCTCCAGCAACCCGCTGAAGTCGTGGATTGACCGTGAAAGGCGGTCCAGCTTGGCCACCACCAGCCCATCGGCCCCGTGGGCCTTAAGCTCCGACAGTGCTTGCTTCAGCGCGTGGCGGCCGTTGAGGGTTCGGCCCGATCCTATGTCCTGACGGATCGCGACGATCTGCCAGCCACGCTCAGCGGCGCGCTGCTGGATCGCTCGGCGCTGGGCCTCCAGGCCTGCGCCACTGTCGCCCTGCTCGGTCGTGGACACCCGAACGTAGCCAAGAACGCGCTTCATTTGGTCTCTAGTCACATCCTCATGCTAATACAAAAGGGTCCTTTTGCATTAAAACTTAGGCGAGGC harbors:
- the rpe gene encoding ribulose-phosphate 3-epimerase, whose product is MRRIEIVASILSADAGRLAEQVKEAEAAGADRIQVDVMDGHFVPNLTFGPLVVEAVRRVTELPIEAHLMVERPELFVEMFARAGASLIEVQVEATTSLYRTVEAIKDLGAKAGVAINPATPVEALREILPYIDLVNVMTVEPGFGGQRFITHSPEKIRRLRALSAEVEIEVDGGIDARTAPLVVQAGATVLVAGSAVFGHKQGVAAGLRAIRAALD
- the rpiA gene encoding ribose-5-phosphate isomerase RpiA, producing MTEQEEFKRAAAERALELVQDGMLLGLGSGSTVRYFTEGVGRLVEGGMKIRGVPTSRATAELAAENGIPIVQELVGQIDIAVDGADEVDSALNLIKGRGGALFREKLVAAASKRFIVVVDASKVVKELGAGVLPVEVLPFLWRTTAERLTSLGASLTLRGGEEAPYVTDNGNLILDLMVEGGIKDPAGFAEVLKRTAGVVEHGLFVGMTDTCIVGGPGGAKVVGRLSGGAVA
- a CDS encoding recombinase family protein, with product MTTALIYVRQSRHKDTERTVSPEVQENACRSLPAVAVCDSIEVYSDLDVSGGKLKGRARFLALLERIQGSSVAVVACYDQSRAFRNTQDALTFYALMEKRPDIKVAFVHGRFDRTPAGEFTYTAMAAAHSMERRMTGEKIRAAYAYRNAQGAATGPAPYGYRRTTRGTLEVVEPAASVVRRVFQDYATGMWSARSLAARLNDEGIVKGSRHGLGWLPDTLVDILRNPAYVGKTYSVSRRRREGELIRAEWPAIVDEGLFVRVQATLKTNAPGPGGAPRHDYVFSRLLVCASCGRLMRAMTDHNRVYYLCRRDLVTRCGRQAVREEALLPWASFLFERLDSREGYEAARAATGRVRTLPGTLERIEDSLKRLKSLYVRGLMPQDEFERELAHFERLRAELAARATPPAPTIKLEGLSAAWKRGNSVERRKLLLKFFARFYVRDGRIDHYVPRADRVDEVEGLVSLATGGQPEVEVLAPIPQTGRSDFIAKSGAGGI
- a CDS encoding DNA-binding protein, with amino-acid sequence MGYDEETLMPSKWMTVKEASQYLRIDRTTLYLYCRRGLLRWYDLRSGRGRRFKQEDLDALLIPSQPTDEGASTE
- a CDS encoding DNA-binding protein — its product is MAQMLQIAPSTLRRWAHKGQIHGHTLNAEAWSSVLDFDAFLDIPACPPPTYFRVSEILAQVSR
- a CDS encoding phage tail tape measure protein is translated as MSTLATLKMLLVADVSGVTAGLGKAEGAIKAFVANPGFGAARMGIVGLGLAAVAAGGLAVKMAGDYQQAAIQLVTGAGESRSNLKMVTDGILQMSTQVGFSAQDLIRSMYVVESSGHHGADGLLVQKAAAEAAKAGNADLGSVTNALTSIMASYHLEGQDGIRIANELIATEQSGKLRMDDLANSLSAVVPLASSVHIGFDQVGGAIATMTNHGESAQNASQNLANGIRSLINPNSVAVKSMAQMGVSAVDVSQNIGKRGLTGTIGMLEQAVMQHMGPAGLVIQSSFNQSKAAAQDAQIMLSKLPPSLQTLGREYLNNQITQKEWMKALKGSDSMTYNLGRQFSVTAKNANGFNSFLKSGSPDAMTYTAILAKMMGGATGLNVALMLGGGSMPQFQQNVRNIGDAAKRTGKDVHEWDLVQSGLNFKMANAKDALGVAAIQIGTKLLPAVSAFLDKATPLVPVVVGLGLAFADKIVPAVTTLAPFIGAVAGAWALWNAGLLITKGIGIVSMILEFVSGMSLAGIASNAMAVAQWALNVAMYENPIGVVLIGLAALAIGFIWAYKHIAVFRDGVNYVWDALKRFGGFVSGTIWPLLQHIPLIGIYVGLFKLVTHWKVVWIWIQGELLMLQLKFHQFVAKIVGFFKWLYDHNYYFKDLVDGIRNLWQTAQKDAQTVWNAITGFLGGVWNAISGTTQTVWNAITGFLSGVWQAALALASRVWGAISGAIGGKLHEAWDAVTKIAGQIGDVLGGLGDAALKWGENLITQLIQGITNKVGDVGNAAGKIAGQISKFLGFHSPTEAGPGADADKWMPNLVTMMAGGLSAHRGRLGLAASGLAGELSGAFAGPRSLALGATMTPGGSGDMRDVQATLDRILQAHLELLQAIKHGADITGIEAKLVSLIDKAQRGNRKGVRLGYGAA
- a CDS encoding recombinase family protein encodes the protein MTRDQMKRVLGYVRVSTTEQGDSGAGLEAQRRAIQQRAAERGWQIVAIRQDIGSGRTLNGRHALKQALSELKAHGADGLVVAKLDRLSRSIHDFSGLLEMSRKQGWALVALDFDLDTSTPAGELVANVMASVAQWERRIIGQRTKEGLAVKRAQGVRLGRPRTVPPELEHRIIQRRRAGSSFAAIAAELTTDGIPTPMGGSAWSWATVQRVVRRHLSETVRRR